A single region of the Undibacterium piscinae genome encodes:
- a CDS encoding cytochrome c oxidase subunit 3, whose translation MSSHNTKAPYYFVPGPSQWPVLGGVTLLLTMLGASAWVNGATWGAYLNFAGIFLTLIVLYKWFGDAIAESEGGQYSARVDVSYRWSMSWFIFSEVMFFGAFFGALFYARSITMPWLADLDHKLLWPDFSAQWGNLGPAGTVEAFKTMGPFPIPTINTALLLTSGLTLTISHHALRAGHRAKTAFWLAATVLLGAVFMGFQVYEYMHAYSELNLKLTSGIYGSTFFMLTGFHGFHVTMGAIMLSVILYRVMKGHFTPEQHFAFEGAAWYWHFVDVVWLGLYVVVYWL comes from the coding sequence ATGAGTTCTCACAATACTAAGGCACCTTATTATTTTGTACCGGGACCTTCTCAGTGGCCAGTACTTGGCGGCGTCACTTTATTGCTGACCATGCTAGGCGCATCTGCCTGGGTAAACGGCGCAACCTGGGGAGCTTACTTGAATTTCGCAGGTATTTTCCTGACGCTCATCGTATTGTATAAGTGGTTTGGTGATGCCATCGCGGAGTCTGAGGGCGGTCAATACAGTGCACGGGTTGATGTATCGTATCGCTGGAGCATGAGTTGGTTTATTTTTTCTGAAGTCATGTTCTTCGGTGCATTTTTCGGAGCCCTGTTTTATGCCCGCAGCATCACTATGCCATGGCTGGCAGATCTGGATCACAAATTGTTATGGCCTGATTTCTCCGCGCAATGGGGTAATCTCGGACCTGCCGGTACGGTAGAGGCCTTTAAGACTATGGGGCCGTTTCCCATCCCTACCATTAATACCGCCTTGTTGCTGACATCAGGCCTGACTTTGACGATTTCTCATCATGCGCTGCGTGCCGGTCATCGTGCCAAGACTGCATTCTGGTTAGCGGCAACGGTATTGCTCGGTGCGGTATTCATGGGCTTCCAGGTTTATGAATACATGCATGCGTACAGCGAACTGAATTTGAAACTGACCTCAGGTATTTACGGTTCTACGTTCTTCATGCTGACGGGTTTTCATGGCTTTCATGTGACTATGGGCGCCATCATGTTATCGGTGATTTTGTATCGCGTGATGAAGGGGCATTTTACGCCTGAGCAGCATTTCGCCTTCGAAGGAGCCGCCTGGTACTGGCACTTTGTTGACGTGGTCTGGCTTGGCTTGTATGTGGTTGTTTATTGGCTTTAA
- a CDS encoding twin transmembrane helix small protein produces the protein MKIFVAIAFLLIFFSLGSALVYLMKDKGKSNRTVKALAFRVGFSIGLFILILVANHFGLIQPTGIH, from the coding sequence ATGAAAATTTTTGTCGCTATCGCATTCTTGCTGATTTTTTTCAGCTTGGGTTCAGCTCTGGTCTATCTCATGAAAGATAAGGGAAAAAGTAACCGTACAGTGAAAGCTTTAGCATTTCGGGTAGGATTTTCTATCGGTCTGTTTATTCTGATTCTCGTCGCTAACCATTTTGGATTAATACAGCCAACCGGCATTCACTGA
- a CDS encoding SURF1 family protein: MPFFFRLRLIPLFATIAMVALGVSLGQWQSQRAAEKENIASAMQQRSKMPELQSSQLLTTGSDNAFRRVVLHGRFVHGWPLYLDNRPLHGVAGFYVMMPFSIGGSDQHVLVLRGWQPRNPVDRLRMPELVTPKGELVLEGVIRSGVDRVMQLGQPGVILPGAIVQNLSLADVSKQTHLKMLDFVVEQTSASSDRLLRDWPVPSAGADKHRGYAFQWYALALMAVIFFVVTGFRRGKNR, encoded by the coding sequence ATGCCTTTTTTCTTTCGTCTTCGCCTCATTCCCTTGTTTGCTACCATAGCCATGGTTGCGTTAGGCGTGAGCCTGGGCCAATGGCAAAGTCAACGTGCAGCCGAAAAGGAAAATATTGCATCGGCGATGCAGCAGCGTAGCAAAATGCCCGAACTCCAATCTTCTCAATTACTGACCACAGGTTCCGATAATGCCTTTCGTCGCGTAGTCTTGCATGGGCGCTTTGTGCACGGGTGGCCCTTGTATCTGGATAATCGCCCGTTGCATGGAGTGGCCGGATTTTATGTAATGATGCCGTTTAGCATTGGGGGTAGCGATCAGCATGTCTTAGTCTTGCGTGGCTGGCAGCCGAGAAACCCTGTTGATCGGCTCCGTATGCCGGAGTTAGTCACACCTAAAGGTGAGCTAGTGCTTGAGGGGGTGATCAGATCAGGCGTTGATAGGGTGATGCAATTAGGGCAGCCAGGGGTAATACTACCCGGGGCTATCGTACAGAATTTGTCGCTGGCCGATGTGTCGAAACAAACACATTTAAAGATGCTCGACTTCGTCGTTGAGCAAACCTCCGCTTCATCAGATCGCTTATTGCGTGATTGGCCGGTTCCGTCGGCAGGAGCTGATAAACACCGTGGCTATGCATTTCAGTGGTATGCCTTGGCACTGATGGCGGTCATTTTTTTCGTTGTAACAGGATTTCGTCGTGGAAAAAATAGATAA
- a CDS encoding heme A synthase, with amino-acid sequence MWIQLALTGLLIALFPLILVWISRDTDKYRKLIGVTLFLTLDLIIFGAFTRLTDSGLGCPDWPGCYGQANPFQSHGAIKAAQDLMPGGPVTLQKAWIEMIHRYLAMCVGMLIVVQMLVAWWRRAMLKHSPWLATGLFFFVCLQGAFGAWTVTLKLQPVIVTMHLLLGMGLLGLLTWAWAREDTDAVVAAVMRPGLIRVASLALILLIVQIALGGWVSTNYAALACHDYPLCNGALIPELDFEHGYTLWRQLGLTANGDYLPFSALVAIHWVHRSFAWLVIAVVLWAAYQARKIPKLSWLSKALGLVICLQFLSGVSTVFFSWPLLIAVVHNAGAALLMLLLCMLNYQVRHAAAP; translated from the coding sequence ATGTGGATACAACTGGCTTTAACAGGCTTGCTGATCGCCTTGTTTCCTCTGATCTTGGTCTGGATATCGAGAGACACGGATAAATATCGGAAATTGATAGGGGTCACCTTATTTCTGACTTTAGACCTGATCATTTTCGGTGCCTTTACCCGCTTGACTGATTCAGGTCTGGGTTGCCCTGACTGGCCCGGTTGCTATGGTCAGGCGAACCCATTTCAGTCGCATGGCGCGATTAAGGCGGCGCAAGACTTGATGCCCGGCGGACCGGTGACTTTGCAGAAAGCCTGGATAGAAATGATTCATCGTTATCTGGCGATGTGCGTGGGGATGCTGATCGTGGTTCAGATGCTCGTGGCCTGGTGGCGTCGCGCCATGCTAAAACATAGCCCTTGGCTGGCAACTGGCTTATTCTTTTTCGTTTGTTTGCAAGGCGCCTTCGGAGCCTGGACCGTGACCCTGAAGTTGCAACCTGTTATCGTCACCATGCATCTGTTATTGGGAATGGGTTTATTAGGTTTATTGACCTGGGCTTGGGCACGTGAGGATACTGACGCAGTGGTCGCGGCAGTAATGCGACCGGGCTTGATCCGGGTAGCGAGTTTGGCGCTGATTTTGTTGATCGTGCAAATCGCTTTAGGTGGATGGGTAAGCACTAACTATGCCGCATTAGCTTGTCATGACTATCCGCTGTGCAATGGTGCGCTTATACCTGAACTCGATTTTGAGCATGGATATACGCTTTGGCGTCAGTTGGGTTTGACGGCCAATGGAGATTATTTGCCATTTTCTGCACTTGTTGCGATTCACTGGGTACATAGAAGCTTCGCTTGGCTGGTCATTGCCGTGGTTTTATGGGCGGCTTATCAGGCCAGAAAAATCCCAAAACTGAGTTGGTTGTCTAAGGCTCTGGGCTTAGTCATTTGCCTGCAATTTTTAAGTGGTGTCTCAACCGTATTTTTTTCATGGCCACTGTTGATCGCGGTGGTTCATAACGCTGGAGCGGCTTTGCTCATGCTTTTACTGTGCATGCTAAACTACCAAGTCCGGCATGCTGCAGCACCTTGA
- a CDS encoding protoheme IX farnesyltransferase — protein MTTLSLSTNRLAQYLALTKPRVTQLAVFCAVIGMFLATPELPDWRLVVAATIGIWLLAGAAFAVNCLIEREVDSRMARTARRASASGEITVPQILLFSGVLGGLGMWILYALVNPLTMWLTFATFVGYAVIYTIILKPATPQNIVIGGLSGAMPPALGWAAIANDLPMQAWLLVLIIFIWTPPHFWALAMYRRDDYARSGLPMLPITHGPEFTRFHIWLYTIALFATTMLPYAVHMSGLIYLASAVVLGLMFLWYAWRIYRHYDDLLARKTFTFSIVYLSLLFIALLVDHYIKL, from the coding sequence ATGACTACTTTAAGCCTTTCTACTAATCGTCTTGCCCAGTATCTGGCGCTGACCAAGCCGCGTGTGACTCAACTTGCGGTATTTTGTGCCGTTATAGGGATGTTTCTGGCAACCCCGGAGTTACCTGATTGGCGTTTGGTGGTGGCCGCAACGATAGGAATCTGGCTACTTGCCGGTGCAGCCTTTGCGGTCAATTGCCTGATTGAGCGTGAAGTAGACTCACGCATGGCACGTACCGCCCGTCGGGCTAGCGCCAGCGGTGAAATTACGGTGCCTCAAATTCTGCTGTTTTCAGGGGTTCTTGGTGGCCTAGGAATGTGGATACTGTACGCCTTGGTGAATCCCCTGACCATGTGGCTGACCTTCGCTACCTTTGTCGGTTACGCCGTCATCTACACCATCATTTTAAAGCCGGCAACACCGCAGAATATCGTCATCGGCGGTTTGTCCGGCGCAATGCCACCAGCGCTTGGCTGGGCAGCTATCGCTAACGATCTGCCTATGCAGGCATGGTTGCTGGTGTTGATCATTTTCATCTGGACCCCGCCGCATTTTTGGGCATTGGCGATGTATAGACGTGATGACTATGCCAGATCCGGTTTACCCATGTTGCCAATTACCCATGGCCCTGAATTTACCCGTTTTCACATCTGGTTGTATACCATCGCCTTGTTTGCGACTACCATGTTGCCGTATGCAGTGCATATGAGCGGCTTGATCTATCTGGCAAGTGCGGTAGTTCTTGGCCTGATGTTTCTCTGGTATGCATGGCGCATCTATCGTCATTACGACGATTTGCTGGCTCGTAAGACCTTTACATTTTCTATCGTCTACTTATCGCTGCTGTTTATCGCATTGCTGGTGGATCATTACATCAAACTATAA
- a CDS encoding SCO family protein, with protein sequence MYKLQHFLKLACLSLLLCLSACSDLNDKFINTDLTGLDYAKDFALTDHNGKARSLADFKGKAVVIFFGYTQCPDVCPTTMAEMASVMKLLGNDAEKVQVLFVTVDPERDTQALLSAYVPTFDPRFLGLSGDQAATVKVAKEFKVYYQKAAGKTADSYTMDHTAGSYVFDPQGRIRLFLKHGQGAEPIAHDLKILLK encoded by the coding sequence ATGTATAAATTGCAGCACTTCTTGAAACTAGCCTGTCTATCTTTATTACTGTGTTTGAGCGCTTGCTCTGATCTTAACGATAAATTTATCAATACGGATCTGACCGGCTTGGATTACGCAAAAGATTTTGCGCTTACCGATCACAATGGGAAAGCGCGCAGTTTGGCTGATTTTAAGGGCAAGGCGGTCGTCATTTTTTTTGGTTATACCCAATGTCCGGATGTCTGTCCGACTACCATGGCGGAAATGGCGAGCGTTATGAAGTTGCTTGGCAATGACGCTGAAAAAGTCCAGGTCTTGTTCGTCACGGTTGACCCTGAACGTGACACGCAAGCTTTGCTGTCAGCCTACGTACCGACATTTGATCCGCGTTTTCTAGGTTTATCCGGTGATCAGGCCGCGACCGTTAAGGTGGCCAAAGAATTTAAGGTGTATTACCAGAAAGCTGCCGGCAAGACCGCCGATAGTTACACTATGGATCATACCGCAGGCAGCTATGTATTTGATCCACAGGGTCGTATTCGTTTGTTCTTGAAGCACGGTCAAGGCGCAGAACCGATTGCGCATGATCTTAAAATCTTACTGAAATAA
- a CDS encoding ABC transporter permease — protein MTIWFRQHLFAIKSALSHLRASPGNFLFNVLVVAIALALPIAGLTLIENIRPVSSQLSIEPEISIFMHPATARADATALSIPIKKILKEAGIPAKLNFVTKDKALAAMEQTSSLAEVLATLGGNPLPDAYVLSMSNSDAHKVEALVTQLRSLDYVDVVQVDSAWVKRLSALVQVLQMSLLFLAGTLSVVVVVVIFNATRLQVISHQAEISIARLLGATNSFIHKPYYYTGALLGFLAGCSALALIALSLHPLNQSIAEFAKLYASEFHLTPLGVLPSMALLALSMSLGLCGAFFSVRRQLSRIN, from the coding sequence ATGACTATCTGGTTTCGCCAACATCTGTTCGCCATTAAAAGTGCCCTGTCACATCTGCGCGCCAGCCCCGGTAACTTTTTGTTCAATGTGCTGGTGGTTGCCATCGCGCTCGCCCTGCCGATCGCCGGTCTGACGCTGATCGAAAATATTCGCCCGGTTTCCTCGCAGTTGTCGATAGAGCCTGAAATCAGTATTTTCATGCATCCGGCCACCGCCCGCGCTGATGCCACAGCCCTGTCGATTCCCATCAAAAAAATACTGAAAGAAGCCGGCATCCCGGCCAAACTCAATTTTGTCACGAAGGATAAGGCATTGGCAGCAATGGAGCAAACCTCCAGTCTGGCGGAAGTTCTCGCCACCCTGGGCGGCAACCCGCTGCCAGACGCCTATGTATTGTCAATGTCAAATTCGGATGCGCACAAAGTCGAAGCCCTGGTGACGCAGCTTAGGTCATTGGACTATGTGGATGTGGTACAAGTTGATTCAGCCTGGGTAAAGCGGCTCTCTGCATTGGTACAAGTACTGCAAATGTCCTTGCTCTTTTTGGCGGGAACATTAAGTGTCGTGGTCGTGGTCGTCATATTTAACGCAACCCGCTTACAAGTGATTTCCCATCAGGCAGAAATCTCTATCGCCCGTTTATTGGGCGCCACCAATAGTTTCATCCACAAACCTTATTATTACACCGGCGCACTATTAGGATTTTTGGCGGGCTGCTCGGCATTGGCACTCATTGCGCTCTCTTTACATCCATTAAATCAGTCGATCGCTGAATTCGCGAAACTATACGCATCCGAATTCCATTTAACCCCGCTTGGCGTATTGCCAAGCATGGCCTTACTCGCCTTGAGCATGAGCCTGGGCTTATGTGGTGCCTTTTTCTCGGTACGGCGACAACTATCGCGCATTAATTGA
- a CDS encoding ATP-binding cassette domain-containing protein, which produces MIQFQQVNKEYSREVFALRDISLSITQGELVFLAGPSGAGKSTLLKMIAGVERPTSGTVTVNGQDIGTLKTGSLPYLRRKLGLILQGQGLLLDRNVLANVMLPLIVTGASGSEAEMRARTALEKVNLSDKAEALPLSLSGGEQQRVAIARAIVNRPQIILADEPTAFLDKDNANKVLSALKAFQSAGVTCIISSHDEQLFDHATRVIYLNKGCISDSWTSSLAA; this is translated from the coding sequence ATGATTCAATTCCAGCAAGTCAACAAGGAGTACTCGCGCGAAGTGTTCGCCTTGCGCGACATCTCGCTGTCCATTACTCAGGGTGAACTAGTTTTTTTGGCCGGACCTTCCGGTGCGGGAAAATCTACCCTGTTGAAAATGATCGCAGGAGTCGAACGCCCGACCAGTGGCACCGTCACCGTCAATGGACAAGACATAGGCACGCTCAAGACCGGCAGCCTGCCCTACTTACGCCGTAAACTCGGCTTAATCCTGCAAGGTCAAGGTTTACTGCTAGACAGGAACGTGTTGGCCAATGTCATGCTGCCCTTGATTGTCACCGGTGCCTCCGGTTCAGAAGCTGAAATGCGCGCCAGAACCGCGCTGGAAAAAGTGAATTTATCCGACAAGGCAGAGGCACTTCCGCTAAGTCTTTCGGGCGGCGAGCAACAACGCGTTGCGATTGCCCGTGCCATCGTGAACCGTCCGCAAATCATCCTGGCCGATGAACCAACCGCCTTTCTCGACAAAGACAACGCCAATAAGGTCTTGAGCGCCTTAAAGGCATTTCAAAGTGCCGGTGTTACCTGCATTATTTCCAGCCACGATGAACAACTGTTTGATCATGCCACTCGCGTGATCTACCTGAACAAGGGCTGTATCAGCGACTCTTGGACATCTTCGCTGGCTGCCTGA
- the ftsY gene encoding signal recognition particle-docking protein FtsY, with the protein MFSFFKKKPKDEPASPAEAIPAITAAPLPPVAEPAAAAPIAVAPVALESAAPTPPAKTSWLSRLKAGLAKTSSSLTTLFVGAKIDDDLYDELETALLVSDAGVEATQFLLDSLKKKVKEEKLTEAEQVKAALKTLLRDLLTPLQKPFELGRHQPLVMMISGVNGAGKTTTIGKLAKHLQSHGQSVVLAAGDTFRAAAREQLTIWGQRNNVTVIAQESGDPAAVAFDAVASAKARGTNVVMVDTAGRLPTQLHLMEELKKIKRVIAKGMDGAPQEILLVIDGNTGQNALAQVKAFDEALNLTGLIITKLDGTAKGGVLAAIAKIRPIPVYFIGIGEQIEDLQAFNAQEFVDALFD; encoded by the coding sequence ATGTTTAGCTTCTTCAAGAAAAAACCCAAAGATGAGCCCGCTTCTCCCGCAGAAGCGATTCCCGCCATCACAGCAGCTCCCTTGCCTCCGGTTGCAGAACCGGCAGCGGCAGCGCCGATTGCAGTAGCGCCTGTAGCGCTAGAGTCGGCGGCACCAACGCCCCCCGCCAAGACTTCCTGGCTGAGCCGCCTGAAAGCTGGCCTGGCCAAGACATCCTCAAGCCTGACCACCCTGTTTGTCGGGGCGAAAATTGATGACGACCTCTACGACGAACTGGAAACGGCATTACTGGTGTCAGACGCCGGTGTCGAAGCGACTCAATTTTTACTCGATAGCCTGAAGAAAAAAGTTAAGGAAGAAAAACTGACGGAAGCCGAGCAGGTCAAGGCTGCACTCAAGACACTGTTGCGTGATTTACTCACTCCTCTGCAAAAACCCTTCGAGCTTGGTCGCCATCAGCCTCTGGTAATGATGATTTCCGGTGTCAACGGTGCCGGCAAAACCACGACTATAGGCAAACTTGCCAAGCATCTGCAAAGCCATGGTCAATCGGTGGTACTGGCCGCGGGCGATACTTTCCGTGCCGCCGCGCGTGAGCAACTCACTATCTGGGGCCAAAGAAATAATGTCACCGTCATCGCTCAGGAATCCGGTGATCCTGCCGCGGTGGCGTTTGATGCGGTAGCCTCTGCCAAGGCGCGTGGCACCAATGTCGTGATGGTCGATACCGCCGGCCGTCTGCCAACCCAACTGCACCTGATGGAAGAATTAAAAAAAATCAAGCGTGTGATTGCCAAGGGTATGGATGGCGCACCGCAGGAGATTTTGCTAGTGATTGACGGCAATACCGGCCAGAACGCATTGGCACAAGTAAAAGCATTTGACGAGGCCCTGAATTTGACCGGACTGATCATCACCAAGCTCGATGGCACAGCCAAAGGCGGCGTATTGGCGGCCATTGCTAAAATTCGCCCGATTCCGGTGTACTTCATTGGAATTGGTGAACAGATCGAAGACTTGCAGGCTTTTAATGCCCAAGAGTTTGTCGACGCCCTGTTTGATTAA
- the rsmD gene encoding 16S rRNA (guanine(966)-N(2))-methyltransferase RsmD, with translation MKANNKKTPVHSRPSHQVRIIGGIWKRTPLTVIVAEGLRPTPDRVRETVFNWLNFLLAGGWQEQRCLDLFAGSGALGFEAASRGASELTMVEYHTPAFKQLEQVKQKLGADTVTLLRADALTVVTGMATRQQKVDLIFLDPPFGQGILQKILPVCAKLLSAKGLLYVEAEHSLIIDDKTQEKPDWLEGWEIIRADQAGSVYFHILQRSNLVHDMPEIQA, from the coding sequence ATGAAAGCCAACAACAAAAAAACACCAGTTCATAGCCGCCCGTCGCATCAGGTGCGGATTATTGGCGGGATCTGGAAACGTACTCCGCTGACGGTCATTGTCGCTGAAGGCTTGCGTCCCACCCCGGATCGGGTCCGGGAAACGGTATTCAATTGGCTAAATTTTTTACTGGCCGGCGGATGGCAGGAGCAGCGTTGTCTCGATTTGTTTGCCGGTAGTGGGGCGCTTGGCTTCGAAGCTGCCAGTCGCGGCGCTTCTGAACTTACCATGGTTGAGTATCACACCCCGGCGTTTAAACAACTCGAACAGGTTAAGCAAAAATTGGGGGCGGATACCGTCACTTTGCTGCGCGCCGATGCACTGACCGTCGTCACCGGTATGGCGACGCGCCAGCAAAAGGTCGATCTGATTTTTCTTGACCCGCCATTTGGCCAGGGGATATTGCAGAAAATTTTGCCGGTTTGCGCAAAACTGCTGAGCGCGAAAGGTTTGCTTTATGTTGAGGCGGAGCACTCTTTAATTATTGATGATAAAACGCAAGAGAAACCGGATTGGCTGGAGGGTTGGGAGATCATTCGTGCCGATCAGGCCGGCAGTGTGTACTTTCATATACTGCAACGCAGCAATTTGGTGCATGATATGCCAGAAATTCAGGCATAA
- the coaD gene encoding pantetheine-phosphate adenylyltransferase, whose amino-acid sequence MVTAVYPGTFDPLTRGHEDLVRRASGLFDTLVVGVADSKNKKPFFSLEERLTIANEVLGHYPNVRVESFSGLLKDFVRKNDARVIVRGLRAVSDFEYEFQMAGMNRYLLPDVETLFLTPSDQYQFISGTIVREIAMFGGDVSKFVFPSVDKWLKQKVAAAEEN is encoded by the coding sequence ATGGTCACAGCCGTATATCCGGGAACATTCGATCCGTTGACTCGTGGTCACGAAGATTTGGTGCGTCGCGCCTCAGGTCTTTTTGATACCTTGGTCGTTGGTGTGGCAGACAGCAAGAATAAAAAGCCTTTTTTCTCGCTGGAAGAACGTCTGACTATCGCCAATGAAGTATTGGGGCATTACCCTAATGTTCGCGTGGAAAGTTTTTCAGGATTGCTGAAAGATTTTGTCCGTAAGAATGATGCTCGGGTGATTGTGCGTGGTTTACGTGCAGTATCTGATTTTGAGTATGAATTTCAGATGGCAGGTATGAACCGTTATCTGTTGCCGGATGTCGAGACCCTGTTTCTGACGCCTTCGGACCAATATCAGTTTATTTCCGGTACCATAGTGCGCGAAATCGCCATGTTTGGCGGAGATGTATCAAAATTTGTGTTTCCTTCCGTCGATAAATGGCTCAAGCAAAAAGTGGCGGCCGCGGAAGAAAATTAA
- a CDS encoding YfhL family 4Fe-4S dicluster ferredoxin produces the protein MALLITDDCINCDVCEPECPNEAIYMGPEIYEIDPNKCTECVGHYAVPQCKEVCPVSCIPFNPAWRETPEQLQAKYERLQAEAKKTA, from the coding sequence GTGGCTTTACTAATTACGGACGATTGCATCAATTGCGATGTATGCGAACCCGAGTGTCCCAATGAAGCGATTTACATGGGGCCGGAGATTTACGAGATAGACCCGAATAAATGTACCGAATGCGTCGGTCATTACGCTGTGCCGCAATGTAAGGAAGTCTGCCCGGTCAGCTGTATTCCGTTTAACCCTGCATGGCGTGAAACGCCGGAGCAATTGCAGGCTAAGTATGAGCGTTTGCAGGCGGAAGCAAAAAAAACTGCCTGA
- a CDS encoding sensor domain-containing diguanylate cyclase — MANQELAEENRMLREQMHEFLKQAHHNQRIMSRHQSFNLELIGASSFRELIDTIFSTLPTSSDLDVVSLTLIDHQSNLRSILQDLSLDLSDFPQLMFVANETELALPPHTKNKPVLGRYSAKQHGSFFSTCVKKPVSVAIVPLIRLNRLIGCLNLGSFHASRFTANMATDFIEQMGFIIATCLENVINHERLTYIGLTDPLTNVSNRRNVERRMLEEIGRARRQQYSISCMYLDIDFFKQVNDQYGHQSGDDVLKEVASRIKAELRLSDTLGRFGGEEFVVLLVNTDQQAAAQVAERIRLSIAGQPFFLSMTGVCNSTISIGIATLVASGNHGDMEMIAAELLWNADRALYEAKQQGRNRVCLAN; from the coding sequence ATGGCGAATCAGGAATTGGCCGAAGAAAACCGCATGCTACGCGAGCAAATGCACGAGTTCCTCAAACAGGCGCACCACAATCAACGCATCATGTCGCGCCATCAGAGTTTCAATCTGGAACTGATAGGTGCCAGCAGCTTTCGCGAACTCATAGACACTATTTTTAGTACACTGCCAACCAGTTCCGATCTGGATGTAGTCAGCCTGACCCTGATTGACCATCAAAGTAATTTACGTTCCATCCTGCAAGATCTTAGCCTTGACCTGAGCGACTTCCCGCAGCTCATGTTTGTCGCCAATGAGACCGAACTGGCCTTGCCACCGCATACCAAAAACAAACCTGTACTCGGCCGCTACTCCGCTAAGCAGCATGGTTCGTTTTTCTCGACTTGCGTCAAAAAGCCGGTTAGTGTCGCCATCGTCCCGCTAATACGGCTGAACCGCCTGATCGGCTGTCTCAATCTGGGAAGTTTTCATGCCTCCCGCTTCACCGCCAACATGGCGACCGATTTTATCGAGCAAATGGGTTTCATCATCGCTACCTGCCTGGAAAACGTCATCAATCATGAACGACTGACCTATATAGGCCTGACCGATCCGCTCACCAATGTCAGCAACCGGCGCAATGTGGAACGCAGGATGCTGGAAGAAATCGGTCGCGCACGCCGTCAGCAATACAGTATTTCATGCATGTATCTGGATATCGATTTTTTCAAGCAGGTCAATGACCAATATGGCCATCAAAGCGGGGATGACGTATTGAAAGAGGTTGCCAGCAGAATCAAGGCTGAGTTACGCCTAAGCGATACTCTGGGGCGTTTCGGCGGAGAAGAGTTTGTCGTACTGCTGGTGAATACTGATCAGCAGGCTGCGGCGCAGGTCGCCGAGCGGATACGCCTGAGTATCGCCGGCCAGCCATTTTTCCTCAGCATGACGGGAGTATGCAATAGCACGATATCGATAGGTATCGCGACGTTAGTGGCATCCGGCAATCATGGAGATATGGAGATGATCGCCGCTGAACTACTATGGAATGCGGATCGCGCCCTGTATGAAGCGAAACAACAAGGGCGCAACCGGGTCTGTCTGGCAAACTAA
- a CDS encoding MOSC domain-containing protein — MNCRLVRSHPTAQRYANPKWTGDIKVPALFSDGYPILLISEASLADLNQKLQAQGRNPIPMNRFRPNLVISGVEAFEEDYAEVLLIDSSRLGGQNIRLKPVKPCPRCPVPAVDQSTAEVGPNPVDILQHYRSNPLLDGAVTFGMNTIIVQGLGQTMSLGDELELQLAF; from the coding sequence ATGAACTGCAGATTGGTACGCAGCCATCCGACGGCGCAACGCTATGCCAATCCGAAATGGACGGGCGATATCAAAGTGCCGGCGCTGTTTTCTGATGGTTATCCTATCCTGCTTATTTCCGAAGCCTCGCTGGCAGACTTAAACCAGAAATTGCAGGCGCAGGGGCGTAATCCAATTCCCATGAATCGCTTCAGGCCAAATCTTGTGATTTCTGGGGTGGAGGCATTCGAAGAGGATTATGCCGAAGTGCTGCTCATCGACAGCAGCAGGCTTGGTGGCCAGAATATCCGTCTCAAGCCAGTCAAGCCCTGCCCGCGCTGTCCGGTGCCGGCAGTGGATCAAAGTACGGCAGAAGTTGGCCCTAACCCGGTCGATATACTGCAGCACTACCGTAGCAACCCCTTACTAGATGGCGCGGTCACGTTTGGCATGAATACCATCATCGTCCAGGGTCTGGGTCAAACTATGAGTCTTGGCGATGAGCTAGAATTACAGCTGGCTTTTTGA